One Phycisphaera mikurensis NBRC 102666 DNA window includes the following coding sequences:
- a CDS encoding response regulator, with protein MPSTRTKEILTTGEVAKICSVAPRTVSKWFDNGSLKGYRIPGSKDRRIPMAQLVRFMKQHEIPLDGLQSGNTRVLFVDTASESLDVLAKVLSEQAHYAVEITHGGFSAGITAEKFRPHVILVDLHLDTIRGEDVVKLVRSTDDLQMSKVIAMSSKLTDGQAGALLSQGFDGYLRKPFHARSVIEQIEKATSFVY; from the coding sequence ATGCCGTCCACCCGCACCAAAGAGATCCTGACCACCGGCGAGGTCGCGAAGATCTGCAGCGTCGCGCCCCGCACCGTCAGCAAGTGGTTCGACAACGGCTCGCTGAAGGGCTACCGGATCCCCGGCTCCAAGGACCGGCGGATCCCGATGGCTCAGCTCGTCCGCTTCATGAAGCAGCACGAGATCCCGCTCGACGGGCTGCAGTCGGGCAACACCCGCGTGCTGTTCGTGGACACCGCCAGCGAGTCGCTGGACGTGCTGGCGAAGGTGCTCAGCGAGCAGGCCCACTACGCGGTGGAGATCACCCACGGCGGCTTCTCCGCCGGCATCACGGCGGAGAAGTTCCGCCCCCACGTGATCCTCGTGGACCTGCACCTGGACACCATCCGCGGCGAGGACGTCGTCAAGCTGGTCCGCTCCACCGACGACCTGCAGATGAGCAAGGTCATCGCGATGAGCTCCAAGCTCACCGACGGGCAGGCGGGGGCGCTGCTCTCGCAGGGCTTCGACGGCTACCTGCGGAAGCCCTTCCACGCCCGCAGCGTCATCGAGCAGATCGAGAAGGCGACCTCCTTCGTCTACTGA